TCTCGACGCGCTCGGGCCAATTTTTTGTAGTCCAGGGCGAACAGGACTTTGGTGCCGCACAGGGTATCCAGGATGCGTTGCCCCAAAAGGCAGCTCAATACCCAGCCGAAAAATCGATTGCCCAGAAGGTTCAGGAATCGCATGGCTTGTTGTTCCATGGGATATACGAGGCGGGATCCCACGGCGAGTTCGGCGCGGCCAGATATCAGGGCGTCGAAGAATTTGGGCAAGTCTTCTGGGGCGACGGTTAAATCGCCGTCCAGGATCATCAATATATCGCCTCTGGCTATGTCAAATCCCTGTCGTACGGCGTCTCCTTTTCCGACACCGGTTTGCTGGATCAGGCGGATGTCTGTTCCACTATACAAGTCCATGCATCGCTCAACTTCTTCGGCGGTGCCGTCCGTTGAATGTCCCACGACAAAGATTAGTTCTGTATGCGCTCCCATCACAGGTGTGCGCGCTATTGCGGCTTCTACTGTTCCGCGCTCGTTTTTGCAGGGTATTATGACCGAGCAGGAGACTGAGGATGCTTCCCGTGCGGGAAAGACGGGACGCGCGACGAGTGTTTGTATGAGGCACAGGCGTCTCAGTCCCGGCACTCTCGCCAAGAAGCGATTTGCAAGCGATGCGAGTAGCGGTACGCCGCGGGGCAAGAGCAGGCGGCTTTCTCGTCGTATTTCTTCAAAGCTTGATAGATAAAGTAAATTCTGAATGTCCCGGTGTGTCAACCAGT
This genomic interval from Gemmatimonadota bacterium contains the following:
- a CDS encoding bifunctional class I SAM-dependent methyltransferase/glycosyltransferase family 2 protein; translated protein: MKTPLPDSRVIRKAFDEAAENRDRWRRRNRTYHQEVLRFCRCAIPEGSSVLIIGCGTGDLLAGLKPGRGLGIDFSEAMIKRARKKYPHLEFRVGRAENLPEGERFEWIILSDLLGFLPDIQRVFSELWKIVLPGSRVLITHYNPLWKPVLKTAEIFRLKMPEPVQNWLTHRDIQNLLYLSSFEEIRRESRLLLPRGVPLLASLANRFLARVPGLRRLCLIQTLVARPVFPAREASSVSCSVIIPCKNERGTVEAAIARTPVMGAHTELIFVVGHSTDGTAEEVERCMDLYSGTDIRLIQQTGVGKGDAVRQGFDIARGDILMILDGDLTVAPEDLPKFFDALISGRAELAVGSRLVYPMEQQAMRFLNLLGNRFFGWVLSCLLGQRILDTLCGTKVLFALDYKKLARARRDVCDFDPFGDFDLLLGASKLVRKIAEVPVRYRDRVYGTTQIHRFRHGFLLLRVCWTAFRKLH